Proteins from one Clostridium cellulovorans 743B genomic window:
- the helD gene encoding RNA polymerase recycling motor HelD, with product MDRNDHEWKVENRWLKEVLKEAQKQFDKKRNFKENYRKDAIETQRELWNDIGPVSISNGMEQIVGFMEYITTMKIQKKRHELARKFQDKYEKIILSPYFGRIDFIEAGEEEEKCYIGISNLTNDNYDILVYDWRAPISSMFYDYEIGDAEYKCLEGTIHGKITLKRQYKINNGEIEYMFDSNLKIDDEILQDILGKGTDSKMKAIVTTIQREQNKVIRNEEYKNLIVQGPAGSGKTSVALHRIAYLLYKHRDKITAQNIVIFSPNDIFNDYISNVLPQLGEDNMHQTTFKEYMHKSLGNGFKKEDYSAMMEYILGAKKGLNYYRRIDSIKYKSSTEFIGILKRYVDYVEKADRNFKDIIFRDNLVISAEDLKESFFKDYVQLPLKRRLKKIRERILFLIEPYEKQRVEEIASELRDSGSYIDKVEITECSIQTVKSEMKDLYYGIDKMTKFDLVDIYKNLFEKLEFFSAVSNNEYSEKEVDGIKKYTLENLKARTLNYEDQPILLYLKGAFGDMPKTSDIKYVIIDEAQDYTPLQYEIFYQLFNNANITILGDIHQSINPYMNVGSYNNISNILPLENTCIVNLTKSYRSTLEITRFSRNLLHKNITDGCVERSGDEPLLLGFSDVEAIRKRILEDIELYKDKGYKSIGIITRTAKEAAEVYHSLKDKTPVKVIMKDDDEYVSDTLIIPAYLAKGLEFDVVLIYNAGNGNYNCEEERLLLYTACTRALHVLCIYYWGACTPLLKDELLINISRG from the coding sequence ATGGATAGGAATGATCATGAATGGAAGGTTGAAAATCGATGGCTGAAGGAAGTTCTTAAAGAGGCTCAAAAGCAGTTTGATAAAAAACGCAACTTTAAAGAAAATTATAGAAAAGACGCTATTGAAACACAAAGGGAACTTTGGAATGACATAGGACCTGTTTCCATAAGTAATGGAATGGAGCAGATTGTAGGCTTTATGGAATACATTACTACTATGAAAATTCAAAAGAAAAGGCATGAGCTTGCAAGAAAATTTCAAGATAAATATGAGAAAATAATTTTATCGCCATATTTCGGAAGAATAGACTTTATTGAAGCTGGAGAGGAAGAAGAGAAGTGTTATATTGGAATTTCTAATCTCACTAATGATAATTATGATATTCTCGTGTATGATTGGAGAGCCCCGATTTCTAGTATGTTTTATGATTATGAGATTGGAGACGCGGAGTATAAATGTCTTGAAGGAACTATCCATGGAAAGATTACGTTAAAAAGGCAGTATAAAATTAATAATGGCGAAATTGAATATATGTTTGATAGCAATCTTAAAATTGATGATGAAATACTTCAAGATATTTTGGGTAAAGGTACTGATAGTAAGATGAAGGCTATAGTAACGACCATTCAGAGAGAGCAGAATAAGGTGATTCGTAATGAGGAGTATAAAAATCTCATTGTTCAAGGCCCTGCTGGAAGTGGCAAAACCTCTGTTGCCCTTCATAGAATTGCCTATCTTTTATATAAGCACAGAGACAAAATAACAGCTCAAAATATAGTAATATTTTCGCCAAATGATATTTTTAACGATTATATTTCAAACGTATTACCTCAGCTTGGAGAAGACAACATGCATCAGACAACTTTTAAAGAGTATATGCATAAATCACTTGGCAATGGGTTTAAAAAAGAAGATTATAGTGCAATGATGGAATATATTCTTGGGGCTAAAAAAGGATTAAACTATTATAGACGAATCGATAGCATAAAATATAAGTCTTCCACTGAGTTTATTGGGATATTAAAAAGATATGTAGACTATGTTGAAAAAGCAGATAGAAACTTTAAAGATATAATTTTCAGAGATAATCTAGTAATATCAGCTGAAGATTTAAAAGAATCATTTTTCAAGGATTATGTACAACTTCCACTTAAAAGGAGACTTAAGAAGATAAGAGAAAGAATATTATTCCTTATAGAGCCTTATGAAAAGCAGCGAGTAGAGGAAATTGCTAGTGAACTTAGGGACTCTGGTTCTTATATAGATAAAGTAGAAATTACGGAATGTAGTATACAAACTGTAAAAAGTGAAATGAAGGACTTATACTACGGCATAGATAAGATGACAAAATTTGATTTAGTAGATATTTATAAAAATCTTTTTGAGAAATTGGAGTTTTTTTCTGCTGTTTCAAACAATGAATACAGTGAGAAGGAAGTTGATGGAATCAAGAAATATACATTAGAAAATCTAAAGGCTAGAACACTTAATTATGAGGATCAGCCTATCTTGTTATATCTAAAAGGTGCTTTTGGAGACATGCCTAAGACCTCAGATATCAAATATGTTATTATTGATGAAGCACAAGACTATACACCGTTGCAGTATGAAATCTTTTATCAGCTTTTTAATAATGCTAATATCACCATATTGGGAGATATACACCAATCTATCAATCCATATATGAATGTTGGAAGTTATAATAATATCTCTAATATATTGCCTCTTGAGAACACTTGCATTGTAAATTTAACTAAAAGCTATAGATCTACACTAGAGATAACTAGATTTTCAAGGAATCTTCTTCATAAGAATATTACTGATGGATGTGTTGAAAGAAGCGGAGATGAGCCTTTATTACTTGGTTTTTCTGATGTAGAAGCCATAAGAAAAAGAATTCTTGAAGATATAGAATTATATAAGGACAAAGGCTACAAATCAATTGGCATAATAACAAGAACTGCAAAGGAAGCAGCTGAGGTATATCATTCCTTAAAAGACAAGACTCCTGTTAAAGTTATAATGAAAGATGATGACGAATATGTAAGTGATACCTTAATAATACCAGCTTATCTTGCTAAAGGTTTAGAATTTGATGTAGTGCTTATCTATAATGCAGGTAATGGTAACTACAACTGTGAAGAGGAGAGATTGCTGCTTTATACTGCATGTACAAGAGCCCTTCATGTTTTATGTATATACTATTGGGGCGCGTGTACACCACTCCTTAAGGATGAACTTTTAATTAATATCTCCAGAGGTTGA
- a CDS encoding GNAT family N-acetyltransferase, whose protein sequence is MRIDTRNFLELKGDLVYLKKLDPEYADEYWSNFDDCSIEAMIFTGTQQIFSKSDITTYLEDICSDRSRIDFLIFSKESNKAVGEVVINDIYRNNRSANMRIIIYRKEEFNKGYGSESIILALNYGFGMLNLHRIELEAFVFNERAIHVYEKIGFKKEGIKRDGWFYNHKYYDMITMSILEDEFREKYIHSQVSLDEFNN, encoded by the coding sequence ATGAGAATAGATACGAGAAACTTTTTAGAACTAAAAGGAGATTTAGTCTATTTAAAAAAATTGGACCCAGAGTATGCAGATGAATATTGGTCAAATTTTGATGACTGTAGTATAGAAGCCATGATTTTTACTGGGACGCAACAAATATTTAGTAAATCAGATATCACTACATATTTAGAAGATATATGTAGTGATAGAAGTAGGATTGATTTTTTAATATTTTCTAAGGAATCAAATAAAGCAGTAGGTGAAGTTGTAATTAATGATATTTATAGAAATAACAGAAGTGCTAATATGAGAATTATTATATACAGAAAAGAAGAGTTTAATAAGGGCTATGGTAGTGAATCCATAATCTTAGCTCTAAATTATGGCTTTGGAATGCTTAACTTGCATAGAATTGAGTTAGAAGCATTTGTATTTAATGAAAGGGCAATTCATGTATATGAAAAAATAGGTTTTAAAAAAGAAGGAATTAAACGAGATGGTTGGTTCTATAATCATAAATATTATGACATGATTACCATGAGTATCTTGGAAGACGAGTTTAGAGAAAAATATATACATAGTCAAGTCTCTTTGGATGAATTTAATAATTAA
- a CDS encoding aminoglycoside 6-adenylyltransferase: protein MRTEQEMFDLILNTAKEDERIRAVYINGSRTNPNAIKDIFQDYDVIYVVNDTKSFREDRSWIDRFGQRLYMQYPEENSKYESDVENCYGWLIQFADGNRLDLHVCTLSYVLNTIKKERLCKILLDKDSCLPQMPKETDEDYWIKQPTNRQFLETCNEYWWGLNNVAKGLWRQEIPYVMDMLNYCVRPQLILLLEWKIGFKTSFSVSAGKSGKYMYRWLEEDNWDKFLKTYPAGKVEDIWQAVFIMCDLFNDIAKEVTNKMNIIYNELEANNSLKFLRDVHKLPKDAKEVY from the coding sequence ATGCGTACTGAACAAGAAATGTTTGATTTAATATTAAATACAGCAAAAGAAGATGAAAGGATTCGTGCAGTTTATATAAATGGATCAAGGACAAATCCTAATGCCATAAAAGATATTTTTCAGGATTATGATGTTATATATGTTGTTAATGATACAAAATCCTTTCGCGAAGATAGAAGTTGGATTGATAGATTTGGACAACGGCTATATATGCAATATCCTGAGGAGAATTCTAAATACGAAAGTGATGTAGAAAACTGCTATGGTTGGCTTATTCAGTTTGCTGATGGAAATCGATTGGATTTACATGTATGCACTTTATCCTATGTATTAAATACAATTAAGAAAGAAAGGCTTTGCAAGATATTATTGGATAAGGATAGTTGTTTACCACAAATGCCAAAGGAAACTGACGAGGATTATTGGATAAAACAACCTACAAATCGTCAATTCTTAGAGACTTGCAATGAATATTGGTGGGGTCTAAATAACGTTGCCAAGGGATTATGGCGACAGGAAATACCATACGTAATGGATATGCTAAATTATTGCGTACGTCCTCAATTAATTCTTTTATTGGAATGGAAGATAGGGTTTAAGACTTCTTTTTCTGTTAGTGCTGGTAAGTCGGGAAAGTATATGTACAGATGGCTTGAAGAGGATAACTGGGATAAATTTTTAAAGACTTATCCTGCTGGAAAGGTAGAGGATATTTGGCAAGCTGTTTTTATTATGTGTGATTTATTTAATGATATCGCCAAAGAGGTAACAAATAAAATGAACATTATTTATAACGAACTAGAAGCAAATAATAGTTTAAAGTTTTTAAGGGATGTACATAAGTTGCCTAAAGATGCAAAGGAAGTATATTAG
- a CDS encoding serine/threonine protein kinase, with translation MILKTIDQCEFQLKEEHNFSWLSNYGKVFTVFSEQDSGNIAFGIEDGKNKYFIKYAGCCTKEYKGKVEDAIMRMKASAQIYEDIKHPNLIQLIWHGEIGKGYACIYKWVNGECLHAHWDFEKYPKYTHPQSPNVKFNNLELKHKLNCLDVIFNIHEEVAKQKYVAIDFYDGSIMYDFDTNTTTICDIDFYSKSPVKNEMGRMWGSSRFMSPEEFQLEASIDEVTNVFTMGAVAFELLGNNYNRSIEEWKASEKLFQVAKKATSNDRNQRYQSISDFYNAWKIALETK, from the coding sequence ATGATATTAAAAACAATTGATCAATGTGAGTTTCAGTTAAAAGAGGAGCATAATTTTTCATGGCTGAGTAACTATGGAAAAGTGTTTACGGTTTTTTCAGAGCAGGATTCTGGAAATATCGCTTTTGGAATAGAGGATGGAAAAAATAAGTATTTTATAAAATATGCTGGTTGTTGTACAAAAGAGTATAAGGGCAAAGTGGAAGATGCAATTATGCGAATGAAAGCTTCTGCACAAATCTATGAGGATATTAAACATCCTAATTTAATTCAGCTAATTTGGCATGGGGAAATTGGAAAAGGATATGCATGTATTTATAAATGGGTTAATGGAGAATGTCTACATGCTCATTGGGACTTTGAAAAATATCCCAAATATACTCATCCACAATCACCTAATGTTAAATTCAATAACCTAGAACTTAAGCATAAGTTGAACTGTCTAGATGTTATATTTAATATTCATGAGGAAGTTGCTAAACAAAAGTATGTTGCTATAGATTTTTATGATGGTAGCATAATGTATGATTTTGATACCAATACAACAACAATTTGTGATATTGATTTCTATTCAAAATCGCCAGTGAAAAATGAAATGGGACGTATGTGGGGCTCATCAAGATTTATGTCACCAGAGGAATTTCAATTAGAAGCATCTATTGATGAGGTTACTAATGTATTTACAATGGGAGCAGTGGCTTTTGAGTTATTAGGAAATAACTATAATAGAAGTATTGAAGAATGGAAAGCATCAGAAAAGTTATTTCAGGTTGCTAAGAAAGCTACAAGTAATGATAGAAATCAACGTTATCAATCAATTAGTGATTTTTATAATGCATGGAAAATAGCTTTAGAAACTAAATAG
- the metG gene encoding methionine--tRNA ligase: MNILIGGAWPYANGSLHIGHIAALLPGDVLARYYRGKGDNVLYVSGSDCHGTPISIRAKKEGVSPKDIADKYHGEFKKCFEKLNFSYDYYGRTDDEFHKKEVQEAILLLYNKGLIYEKEVEQIYCEHCNQFLPDRYVEGVCPKCHSIARGDQCDNCGSLLEPLELSERKCKLCNSEPIVKNAKQLYFSLSKFQNTIKENLDKTQGNWRINAVNNTERYLKEGLCDRAISRDLSLGIDIPIQGFNDKKVYVWIDAVLGYLTMSKKWALENKKSYEEFWDESAISYYVHGKDNIPFHSIILPALIKGIGYNKLPERIISSEHLTLEGKKISTSNNWAVWVPDIIEAYNSDALRYFFLINSPEKRDTDFSFREFVNSNNGELLGAYGNLVNRTLVFAKKYFNNKIPNGRVDSNIKKEIESLYDLIGKFIEQGNLKVALEKIFEFIRSINKYFDEKTPWITVKDDLEVCGNTIYNCIYSIANLANLLSPFLPESSAKIKAWLAINEDKWEAINPNCGVSIEEVTILFERLDKKIIEEKWYNF, from the coding sequence ATGAATATTTTAATTGGAGGAGCGTGGCCATATGCGAATGGCTCACTACATATAGGTCATATAGCTGCATTATTACCAGGAGATGTACTAGCAAGATACTATAGAGGAAAGGGAGATAATGTCTTGTATGTTTCAGGAAGTGATTGCCATGGAACTCCTATATCAATTAGAGCAAAAAAAGAAGGTGTATCGCCAAAGGATATAGCAGATAAATATCATGGAGAATTTAAAAAGTGTTTTGAAAAATTAAATTTTTCTTATGACTATTATGGTAGAACAGATGATGAATTTCATAAGAAGGAAGTACAAGAAGCGATCCTTTTGCTATATAATAAAGGATTGATTTATGAAAAAGAAGTAGAGCAAATATACTGTGAACACTGCAATCAATTCTTACCAGATAGATATGTTGAAGGAGTATGTCCAAAATGTCACTCAATAGCAAGAGGTGATCAATGTGATAATTGTGGTTCTTTGCTAGAACCTTTAGAACTTTCGGAAAGAAAATGTAAGTTATGTAATAGTGAACCAATAGTGAAGAATGCAAAACAGTTATACTTCTCTTTATCTAAATTTCAAAACACTATTAAAGAAAACCTAGATAAGACTCAAGGAAACTGGAGAATTAATGCAGTAAATAATACAGAAAGATATCTGAAGGAAGGGTTATGCGATAGAGCTATATCAAGGGACTTATCCTTAGGAATAGATATACCTATACAAGGCTTTAATGATAAAAAGGTTTATGTATGGATAGATGCTGTATTAGGATATCTTACAATGAGTAAAAAATGGGCATTGGAAAATAAAAAATCCTACGAAGAGTTTTGGGATGAAAGTGCTATTTCATATTATGTGCATGGTAAAGATAACATACCTTTTCATTCTATAATTTTACCAGCTTTAATAAAGGGTATAGGTTATAATAAGTTACCTGAAAGGATAATATCTAGTGAACATTTAACCTTAGAAGGTAAAAAAATATCAACAAGTAATAACTGGGCTGTGTGGGTACCAGATATAATAGAGGCTTATAACTCTGATGCCTTAAGATATTTTTTCTTAATTAATTCACCTGAAAAAAGAGACACGGATTTTTCTTTTAGAGAATTTGTGAATAGCAATAACGGTGAATTGTTAGGGGCATATGGAAATTTAGTTAATAGAACTTTAGTTTTTGCTAAAAAATATTTCAATAATAAAATTCCAAATGGAAGAGTAGACAGTAATATAAAAAAAGAAATAGAGAGTTTATATGATCTTATAGGTAAATTTATTGAACAAGGAAATTTAAAAGTTGCACTTGAGAAAATTTTTGAATTTATAAGAAGTATCAATAAATATTTTGATGAAAAGACTCCATGGATTACTGTAAAGGACGATTTAGAGGTTTGCGGTAATACAATATACAATTGTATTTATTCAATAGCAAATTTAGCAAATTTACTATCACCATTTTTACCAGAATCTTCAGCGAAAATAAAAGCATGGTTAGCTATTAATGAAGATAAGTGGGAAGCCATTAATCCAAATTGTGGGGTTTCAATTGAGGAAGTTACAATATTATTTGAAAGGCTTGATAAAAAGATAATAGAAGAAAAATGGTATAACTTTTAA
- a CDS encoding DUF6273 domain-containing protein, whose amino-acid sequence MGDIKIDSSLLFGGYNWRVLDIQNNRALIMTEYIIEQRAYHDAYKDITWADCALRKYLNGEFYDKFNVTDKSRIIPVINKNPDNQWYGSKGGADTKDSIFLLSIEEVVCKYFGDSSSKLYNPGKNQRYWFEKKDENNSKRIARLPGEKWSTWWWLRSPGRVNVKAVYIHGDGNIGIQGNNILKGNISDGKCIGGVRPSLWLKL is encoded by the coding sequence ATGGGAGATATAAAAATCGACTCATCATTATTATTTGGCGGTTATAATTGGCGTGTCCTTGACATACAAAACAATAGGGCTTTGATTATGACAGAATATATTATAGAACAGCGTGCTTACCATGATGCTTATAAAGATATAACATGGGCTGACTGCGCATTAAGAAAATATCTTAATGGTGAATTTTATGATAAATTCAACGTAACTGATAAATCAAGAATAATTCCGGTAATAAATAAAAATCCTGATAATCAGTGGTATGGTTCAAAGGGCGGAGCAGATACAAAGGATAGTATATTTTTATTAAGCATTGAGGAAGTAGTGTGCAAATATTTCGGTGATAGTAGTTCAAAACTGTATAACCCAGGAAAAAATCAAAGATACTGGTTTGAAAAAAAAGATGAAAACAACAGTAAACGAATAGCAAGACTTCCGGGTGAAAAATGGAGTACTTGGTGGTGGCTTCGGTCCCCTGGCCGCGTTAATGTAAAAGCCGTGTACATCCACGGTGACGGTAATATAGGTATCCAAGGCAACAATATATTGAAAGGCAATATCAGTGATGGAAAATGTATAGGTGGTGTTCGTCCCTCATTGTGGTTGAAGCTATAA
- a CDS encoding helix-turn-helix transcriptional regulator has protein sequence MNKIYVTEKNIAISEELEREWKNQLNQFGMIYLFAMTGFGKSSVAEAFAERKFSKWTSISIEEEGFLEKIEDYLIKNKNTRVRTLLILDGLQWLLEEPAQDKLVELLANLNKGQGKLQCLLLSRAPLPIYLKPFYLTKQLVIVNKESLWLEKRHIQMLLKKENLFDNLQKAEIEGLVRLSMNITKGYPIALCSIIRTLNEGYRDYEAIDKIGRQDLFHYLDRTLFIRWQKRQIEAMIKLSAYSKFNLEMAEGVLGEEAKEIIDSIMVISSFFIFTPPDTYEIHRFFLQFLRVKQMALPKEERVLIYANAGKCYEKRRELNEALRCYKEAGQVEKIAELVIYLSENVDGDFIKNSEVYLKELPKEMEEKFPKLLGVKTLLFSYQMKVEESSLYLQKLKKKVEEEKKKGGRGEALKVYVRTLVALPHGTSEDVRKKLIFLSKYILRYGICIENIIPTGNMPSVINGGLDFSKWSKNDKILYPVMKKAVEAVIGKESVGLAEVCMGENLYEKNKKTEAMSYLTRGLSDANYKGSIRIQYAAIGVMARNFQSEGQADTAEGILINIRDKAEEIGFKEILPNIHASLAYCALLKGETNKTSEWMESYAPNEHQSFYITDRFCLFTKARVYVSMGRYMEALYILNILEKYTQLYHRNYLQIEINLLKAIILFRRGEEWEELFLVAVKKATEYPYIHIISDQGAALLPLWRKFDWNSSEIKPAYIKAVTSELKKMAIYYPNYIKEKHDFEELSKKELEVIRLIAEGCTNGEIAARLDISTATVKFHIANLLKKLNAENRIMAVKIASENDLF, from the coding sequence ATGAATAAAATCTATGTTACGGAAAAAAATATAGCCATTTCAGAAGAACTGGAAAGAGAATGGAAAAATCAATTAAATCAGTTTGGAATGATTTATCTTTTTGCTATGACAGGCTTTGGGAAAAGTTCGGTTGCTGAAGCTTTTGCTGAAAGAAAGTTTAGCAAATGGACAAGTATTAGCATAGAAGAAGAAGGTTTTTTAGAAAAGATTGAGGACTACTTAATAAAAAACAAAAATACAAGAGTTAGAACACTACTTATATTAGATGGTTTGCAATGGCTTTTAGAAGAGCCGGCACAGGATAAATTAGTAGAGCTTCTTGCAAATTTAAATAAGGGTCAAGGGAAACTACAGTGTTTGCTATTAAGCAGAGCACCATTACCTATTTATTTGAAGCCTTTCTATTTAACAAAACAACTTGTTATTGTAAATAAAGAATCTCTTTGGTTAGAGAAGAGGCATATTCAAATGTTGTTAAAGAAGGAGAATCTTTTTGATAATTTACAGAAAGCTGAAATAGAAGGATTGGTAAGGCTTTCTATGAATATTACCAAAGGTTATCCTATTGCATTATGTTCTATTATCAGGACTTTGAACGAAGGCTATAGAGATTATGAAGCTATAGATAAAATTGGAAGGCAGGACCTTTTTCATTATCTAGATAGAACACTTTTTATAAGGTGGCAGAAAAGACAGATAGAAGCCATGATTAAGCTGTCAGCATATTCGAAATTTAATTTAGAAATGGCAGAAGGTGTTTTAGGGGAAGAAGCTAAAGAAATAATAGATAGTATTATGGTAATTAGTAGCTTTTTTATTTTCACTCCACCAGATACTTATGAGATTCATAGGTTCTTCTTACAGTTTTTAAGGGTAAAGCAAATGGCTCTTCCAAAGGAGGAAAGAGTTCTTATTTATGCTAACGCAGGAAAATGCTATGAAAAAAGGCGAGAATTAAATGAGGCATTAAGGTGTTATAAGGAAGCAGGACAAGTTGAAAAAATTGCAGAGCTTGTGATATATCTCAGTGAAAATGTAGATGGAGATTTTATAAAAAATAGTGAAGTCTATCTTAAGGAGCTTCCAAAAGAGATGGAGGAGAAATTTCCTAAGCTTTTAGGAGTGAAAACCTTACTTTTTTCTTATCAAATGAAGGTGGAGGAAAGTAGCCTATATCTTCAAAAGTTAAAGAAAAAAGTGGAGGAGGAAAAGAAAAAAGGGGGAAGAGGAGAAGCCTTAAAAGTTTATGTGCGTACCCTTGTAGCACTTCCACATGGAACTTCAGAAGATGTAAGAAAAAAATTAATATTCCTGTCCAAATATATTTTGAGGTATGGTATTTGTATAGAAAATATAATACCTACTGGAAATATGCCAAGTGTCATAAATGGAGGACTTGACTTTTCCAAGTGGTCTAAAAACGATAAAATTCTATATCCAGTTATGAAAAAAGCAGTAGAAGCAGTAATTGGAAAGGAATCTGTTGGACTTGCAGAGGTATGTATGGGTGAAAATCTATATGAAAAAAATAAAAAGACAGAGGCAATGAGTTATTTAACTAGAGGACTTTCTGATGCTAACTACAAAGGATCTATTCGTATTCAATATGCAGCAATTGGGGTAATGGCAAGAAATTTTCAATCTGAGGGACAAGCAGATACTGCTGAGGGGATACTTATTAATATTCGCGATAAAGCAGAAGAAATTGGGTTTAAAGAAATACTGCCTAATATTCATGCAAGTCTTGCTTATTGTGCTTTATTGAAGGGGGAGACAAATAAAACATCAGAGTGGATGGAAAGTTATGCTCCTAATGAACATCAAAGCTTCTATATAACAGATCGTTTCTGTTTGTTTACCAAAGCACGGGTTTATGTGAGTATGGGAAGGTATATGGAGGCTTTATATATTTTAAATATCTTAGAGAAATATACTCAACTGTATCATAGAAATTATCTTCAGATTGAAATAAATCTTTTAAAGGCTATTATCCTATTTAGACGTGGTGAAGAGTGGGAAGAACTTTTTCTTGTAGCAGTGAAAAAGGCAACGGAATATCCGTATATACATATTATTTCTGATCAAGGAGCAGCTTTGTTGCCACTATGGAGAAAATTTGATTGGAATTCTTCTGAAATAAAACCTGCGTATATAAAAGCTGTTACTAGTGAATTGAAGAAAATGGCCATATACTATCCTAATTACATAAAAGAGAAACATGATTTTGAAGAACTAAGTAAAAAAGAATTAGAGGTTATCCGTCTGATAGCAGAAGGGTGCACCAATGGAGAGATAGCAGCTAGGTTAGATATAAGTACTGCGACAGTTAAGTTTCATATAGCAAATCTTTTAAAAAAGCTTAATGCAGAAAATCGTATTATGGCAGTGAAGATAGCAAGCGAAAATGACTTGTTCTAA
- a CDS encoding GNAT family N-acetyltransferase: MIYHKNEDVLIRSMQEEDARKLVKAFQEQGWNKSIELFNYYFNEQKNHARYILIAEFCGDIAGYTTILPKALEGPFADRKIPEICDFNVLIKYQRKGIGNIILDVAEKIAGKISNTVSLGVGLHSGYGVAQRIYVKRGYIPDGSGVWFMNKQLEPYTTCNNNDDLILFLSKSLV; the protein is encoded by the coding sequence ATGATATATCACAAGAACGAAGATGTCTTAATACGTTCTATGCAGGAAGAGGATGCAAGAAAATTGGTTAAAGCCTTTCAGGAGCAGGGGTGGAATAAATCAATAGAACTATTTAACTATTATTTTAATGAGCAAAAAAATCATGCAAGATACATATTAATAGCAGAATTTTGCGGTGATATTGCAGGCTACACAACCATATTACCGAAAGCATTAGAGGGACCGTTTGCTGATAGAAAGATTCCAGAAATCTGTGATTTTAATGTGCTAATAAAATATCAAAGAAAAGGCATTGGAAATATAATCCTTGATGTTGCGGAAAAGATAGCAGGAAAAATTAGTAACACAGTTTCTCTTGGAGTAGGACTTCATTCAGGATATGGAGTTGCTCAAAGAATTTACGTTAAAAGAGGGTATATTCCAGACGGTTCAGGTGTGTGGTTTATGAACAAACAGTTGGAACCATACACTACTTGTAATAATAATGATGATTTAATTTTATTTTTGTCAAAATCATTAGTATGA